The Deltaproteobacteria bacterium genomic interval AAGCGATCACAAAATGTTTGAGGTCGGTCATCGCAATTTCCTGCAAGGCCCGTTTGAGCTGGCGTTCAAGGACCTCCATCGCCTGGCCGGCGTTCCTTTCCTCCACGGTCTCGCCGATACAGAGGATCGGGATCAACTCCTGCATCAGCGCGGCTCTCACCTTTTTGTTGGCGGTTTCGTCGGTTTCCCCGAAGAGGCGGCGCCTTTCGGAGTGGGCGATGAGGACGTACTGACAACCGGCCTCTTTCAGGAAGGAACCGGCAATCTCCCCGGTATAGGCCCCCTCCAGTTCCCAATAGAGGTCTTGACCGGCGGTCTTGAAATCGGTTTCCTGGAGGGCGATATGCGCCGAATAGAGGGTGGTAAAGGGGAGGGCAAAAACGATCTCAAGACCGGTGGTCTCTGCCAGTTTAAAACGGAATTCGGTGAGACGCTTCAGCGTATCACCGATCGTCCCATGCATCTTCCAGTTCGCCACAATGAGATTTGTCATTTAGTCCTCCAAGGCCTTGATCCCCGGGAGTTCTTTTCCTTCCAGGAATTCCAGGGTGGCCCCACCCCCCGTGGAGAGATGGGTGATCTTTGATTCAACACCCGCCATCTTGACGGCCGCCAGTGAATCACCACCACCGGTTACGGAAATCGCCCCGGAATCGGCGATCTCCCTGGCGATGGTGAGGGTCCCCTTGGCAAATGAGGGAAGTTCAAACATCCCCATCGGTCCGTTCCAAAAAATGGTCTTTGCCTCACGGAGGATCTTGCAGAAATTATCCAGTGTCTTCGGTCCGATATCCAGCCCCTTCATCCCCTTCCGAATGTTGGCAGACAAGGTTGTCTCCACCGGAGATCCTTCCCTGGCTTCAGCGGCGACCCGATGGTCTGTCGGCAAATAAATCCTGATCCCTCGGGTCTTGGCCCTCTCCAGGATCCTGCTGGCCAGGTGGACCTTCTCCTCTTCCTTGAGAGAAGCCCCCACCTCAACCCCTTCCGCGGCGAGAAAGGTGTAACTCATCCCCCCGCCGATCAGGAGGGCGTCCACCTTGCCCAAAAGATTCTCGATCACGCCGATTTTATCGGAAACCTTGGCGCCGCCGAGGACGACAACAAACGGTTTTGCCGGTTTGGGTGAATCACCCTTGCCCAGTAGTTTTCCCAAAAATTCAAGCTCTGTTTTGACCAAAAATCCGGCTCCTTTCTCCTTGAAATGGGAGACCATCCCGACGGTCGAGGCATGGGCCCGGTGACAGGTGCCGAAGGCGTCATTGATATAGATATCACCCAGGAGGGCCAACGATTTGGCGAAGGCCGGATCATTTTTTTCCTCTTCTTCATGAAAACGGAGGTTCTCAAGCAAAAGAACCTGTCCTTCTTTTAACTCGTAGACCAACTTCCGGACCGCATCCCCGACACAATCTTCCGGGAAGAGGAGATCCTGCCCCAGGAGTTCCGAGAGGCGTTCACCGATCCGAACAAGACTGTCTTCGGCATGAAATCCTCCCTTGGGGCGTCCCAGATGGGAGGCGAGAATAACACGCCCCTTGTTTTCCAGGGCGTAACGAATAGTCGGGAGCGACTCCCGGATCCGGGTGTCGTCGGTAATGTCACCTTGATCATTGCGGGCCACGTTGAAATCGACACGGAGGAAGACCCGTTTTTCCTTCAGGTCAAATTGGTCGATGAATTTGAGTGACATCGGTTTTTTAAAGATGCTTGGAAACAATCTTGATCAGATCCACCATCCGGTAGGAAAAACCGATTTCGTTATCATACCAGGCCAGCACCTTGACCAGGTGCTTTTCCAGAACATTGGTGGAGAGCATGTCAATGATCGCCGACTCGGTGTTTCCGTTGAAATCGATGGAGACCAGCGGCTCGTAGCAACAGGAAAGTATTCCTTTCAGGGGACCTCCGCCGGCAACCTCAAAGGCCCGGTTCACCGCGGGAATTGAGGCCTCTTGTTCCACTTCGCAAACCAGATCGATCAATGAAACATTGGGAGTCGGCACACGGATTGAAATGCCATCCAGTTTTCCCTTGAGCTCCGGAAGGACAACCCCGATCGACTTAGCCGCGCCAGTGGTTGTCGGGATCTGGCTCAAGGCACCGGCGCGGGCCCGGCGGAGATCTTTGTGATACTTGTCCAGAATTTTCTGGTCGTTGGTGTAGGAGTGGATCGTTGTCATAAAACCGCGGCGGATTTTAAAGTTTTCATGCAAAATCTTGACCACAGGGGCAAGACAGTTTGTGGTGCAAGAGGCGTTGGAAATAATCTGGTGTTTGGCCGGGTCGTAAGTCTTCTCATTCACCCCGACCAGCAAGGTGGCATCGGCTTCTCTACCGGGGGCGGAGATGATAACCTTCTTGACACCTTGCACGAGGTGTTTTGCCGCCGCCGGGCGAGCGGTAAATTTCCCCGTACACTCCAGGACAAGGTCGACATTTTCCTCCCTCCACGGAATTTCGGAGGGTTCCTGGTGCGAGACAAGCCGGATCCTCTTCCCATTAATCGAAAGATGACCATCCTCCCCCTTGAGATCGGCATGAAGACGCCCATGAATCGAATCATATTTGAGGAGGTGGGCAAAACCGGCCGGGTCGATCTTGTCATTGATCATCACAATGTCAAAATCGTCAAAAGAGCCCTCCACCCAGGCGCGGAGGATCCCTTTCCCGATGCGTCCCAACCCATTGATTCCAACGCGGGTTTTCATGGCGGGGCGAAAGTATACAGCTTTGAACCCCTCCGTCAATGGTGATTTTGCCAAGGGCCCCCTTGACAAGGGGAAAAGAATCACTATATTCCCCCCGCCTTTGAAGAAGTCTAAAAGAGGCTGTTGAAAGGTCATTTAAGAGCAACCTTAAATTTAAAAGGAGGGAGTTATGGCCGAGAAGAAACTAAAGATCCGTCCGTTGCAAGACAGGGTCCTGGTGAAGAGACTGGAAGAGGAGGAAAAAACCAAGGGGGGTATCATTATCCCTGATTCTGCCAAGGAGAAGCCGCAAGAAGGGAAAGTGATTGCGGTCGGCAAGGGGAAGGTCTTGGAAGATGGTAAAATCTCTCCGCTGGATGTCAAGGTTGGGGATAAGATCCTTTTTTCCAAGTACTCCGGAGCTGAGGTCAAGATTGAAGGGGAGGAACATCTTATTTTGAAGGAAGACGATATTTTAGGAATCGTCGAATAAATTAACATTATTTAAGGAGGCACTACCTATGTCAGCAAAAGATATCATCTATGATCAGAAGGCCCGCGAGTCGATCCTGAAGGGGGTCAACAAACTGGCGGATGCCGTCAAGGTAACCCTTGGTCCAAAGGGACGAAACGTTATCCTGGAAAAATCGTTCGGCTCTCCGACCATCACCAAAGACGGGGTCACGGTGGCGAAGGAGATTGAGCTCGAGGACAAATTCGAAAACATGGGGGCCCAGATGGTGAAGGAGGTGGCCTCCAAGACCTCCGATGTGGCTGGTGACGGAACCACGACGGCGACTGTTCTGGCCCAGGCGATCTTTCGCGAAGGGGCGAAGATTGTTTCTGCCGGTCACAACCCGATGGCGGTGAAGCGCGGGATTGAAAGGGCGGTTGAGGCGGTGACGACGGAACTGAAGGCGATTGCGAAGCCGACCAAGGACCGAAAGGAAATCGCCCAGGTGGGTACCATCTCCGCAAACAATGATGAAAAAATAGGGAATATCATTGCCGAGGCGATGGACAAGGTTGGCAAGGAAGGGGTCATCACGGTGGAAGAGGCCAAGTCGATGGAGACCACCCTTGACGTGGTGGAAGGGATGCAATTTGACCGTGGTTACCTTTCTCCCTATTTTGTGACCGATCCGGAAAGGATGGAAGTCGTCCTCGAGGATCCTTATATTTTGATTAATGAAAAGAAAATTAGTGCCATGAAGGAGCTTCTGCCGGTATTAGAGGCGGTAGCCCGTTCCGGTCGTCCCCTCCTGATTGTTGCTGAGGATGTTGAGGGAGAGGCGCTGGCAACGCTGGTTGTGAACAAGCTCCGTGGTACCTTGCAGTGCGCCGCTGTCAAGGCCCCTGGTTTTGGGGATCGTCGCAAAGCGATGTTGGATGATATTGCGACCTTAACCGGCGGGAAGTGTCTTGCCGAGGAGCTGGGTCTCAAACTGGAGGCGGTGGAGCTCAAGGACTTGGGCCGTGCGAAGAGGATCACGATCGACAAGGACAACACCACGATCATTGATGGGGCCGGCAAGAAGGCCGACATTGAGGGGCGTGTGAAACAGATCCGAGCCCAGGTCGAGGAAACCACCTCTGATTACGACAAGGAGAAACTGCAGGAGAGACTCGCCAAGCTGGTCGGTGGTGTAGCCGTCATCAATGTGGGGGCTGCGACCGAGACGGAGATGAAGGAAAAGAAGGCCCGTGTGGAGGATGCCCTCCATGCTACCCGTGCCGCCGTGGAGGAAGGAATCGTCCCGGGCGGTGGTGTGGCGTTGATCCGTTGCTTGCAGGTTCTTGATAAATTGAAAATCTCCCCGGAGGAGCAGTTCGGGGTGAATATTGTGAAGAAGGCGATTGAGGAACCTCTCCGTTGGATCGCACAAAATGGCGGCCTGGAAGGGGCCATTGTTGTGGAGGAGGTCAAGAAAGGGCAGGCGGCCTATGGTTACAATGCCGAGGCCGGCCGTTTCGAAGACCTGTTGAAGGCCGGGATCATTGATCCCGCCAAGGTCGCCCGTTGCGCTCTTCAGAACGCGGCCTCGGTGGCCTCTCTCCTCCTGACAACGGAGGCGATGGTTGCCGAAAAGCCGGAGTTAAAGGAGAAGATGCCCCCAATGCCTCCGGGCGGCGGGATGATGTAAGCTCCTATAATTCAATTGACTTCAAAAGCCCCGACGCGCTAGAAGGGATGCGGCGCGCGGGGCTTTTGTCTTTTAGGAAAAGGAAGGAACCATTCACGTGAGTCGTTTCCATTGGGCGAATCGCCCTTGGGTGAAGCACCCTGGGTCGGCCGTCGCCGCCGCTTTTCTCTTTTGCTCCCCGGCGCCGCTCTTCGCGGTTGATTTTTCCGCCCACGGCTATTACCGGAACCGGACCGTTACCTTTCACGACCTGGATACCCAACAACCCAATAGTGGTGTCGCTCAACCCGGCTTAGGGGATAAACCATGCAAACCGGATGCCTCACAGGCTGGTCAACCGGGGGACAACGACTGTTTCGGCAGTATCCTCTTCAACCAACATCGGCTTCGTGTGGAACCGATGCTCAAGGTCAATGACAACATCTCCTTTCATATGCAGATGGATATTGTCGATAATCTCATCTTTGGGACGGAGAAGACCAAACAGCTCGATTTTGTCTCTCCGATTGTCGGGACCGTCCAACTCCCCGGTTCCGGAGGGGCCTTGGGGGTCGTGGGGGGGGAGGCGGGGGAGAACAAGGTTCTTCATATCCGCAGGGCCTGGGTTAATCTCTTGACCCCGATGGGGGTTTTTCGTTTTGGACGTCAGCCCTCCCATTGGGGGCTTGGGATCTTTCAGAATGATGGCAACGGGATTGAGGATGACTTTGGCGATACCTTTGACCGGATCCTTTATCTGGCCGCCCTGGATACCGAAAAGGCGGGGACGTTCAGTTTTGGCACAGTGGCTGATATCACCTTTGCCAATCAGCGAGATCCGAGGATCAGCGGTCTTGGGGGGGCGATCCGTGGGGTGACAGAGGATATGCGGCAGTTCGCCGGGATCCTCATGTATGAAAAAGAGGGGGAAAACGCCGCCTTTTCACTCGGGACCTTTTCCGGGATCCGCTATCGCAACGGGAAGGAAGGGGATACGACGACAACGGCGCGTCGGGTCCTGGATGCCGACAACAACGGGATCCCCGATCTGGATGCGAGCGGGAATTCCCAGCTGACCGATCCCCTCCCGGCAGGTCATGACGGGAACACCTTTCTCTATTTTGCCGATATCTACACCAAGCTAAAATTCTTGAGGCACTACAAGATCCAGCTGGAGTACGTTTACCTGGGTGGCAAGCTCTCCACAGGCCTCGCGATTGATGCCGTTCCCTTTAATAATCTTCCGGCCAATGCCCTCGGGCCGTATGAACTTGCGGATCAAAACAAATTTCAGGTCCATATGGCGGCGATGGAGGCGGAGGCGAATTACGATTTTGGCGAATTCCTGCTCCAGAGTGGTTTCGCCTCAGGCGATTCAGACCCGCTCTCCAGCAAGATCACCCAGTTTGGTTTTAGACCGGACTATCAGTTGGGGCTGTTGATGTTTCATGTCCCCTTGGGGCGTTCGCCATCCATCACCCAGGCCAACGGCAACGGCCAGGGGAGCCGCCTGCTGGTGGGGGGAGTCCCGGTGACCGGCAATTTCATCAATAATACCATTTACACCGCCCTGGGTTACAAACATCACCTGAATATCCAGAGCCTGATCCCCAAGAGCCGGGATGTGAAGGCCGGTGTCAAGGTTATTACTGGCTGGACCCACCAGTCCAACTTTAACATCGATTTTTCCGAAATTACCGGGATTCAGGGGCTCCCCAGGGTGACCAACAGCAAGCGGTGGTATGGGATTGAAGTAGATTCGAGCCTTGAGGGACGGTTCTTTGATTTCCTTCTGGCCCGGCTGGATACCGGTTTTCTCCTCCCCGGTTCGGCCTATGATGTCGATGTGAACGTCTTTGATCCCGGCAACCTCTCCGCCGTCAACACCATCCCGTTTGATGGGGCCAACTGGGCCTTCGGTCTTCGCGGAACCATCGCTGTCGAATTCTAGTGCCGCATCCAAGAAATTCCTTTACATGGACAACAGAACGATCGGGTTGGTCTTAAAAAAATTGGAGGCGGTTCTTCCGCAGTGGAAGATTCCGGTGGTCGGGGTGATGGCGGAGCGTCCCGGAGATAGGGCCTTTCATGTCCTGATCAGCACGATCATTTCCCTCCGGACAAAAGATGCCGTGACCGAACAGGCCAGCCTTCGGCTGTTTGATCAGGCCAAGACACCGCAGGAGATGGTTCGGCTTTCGAGGGGAAAGATTCGGAAATTAATCTACCCGGCCGGTTTTTATCGCACGAAGGCCAAAAACATCATTGAGGTTTGCCGTCTCCTCATCCAAAGGCATGGGGGCCGGGTTCCGAGGAAGATGGAAGAATTGTTGGCCCTACCCGGTGTGGGCCGGAAAACGGCAAACCTCGTCATAACGGTTGGCTACGATGACTACGGCATCTGTGTGGACACGCACGTCCACCGGATCAGCAATCGCTGGGGGTATGTGAGGACAAAAACACCGGAGGAAACAGAAATGGTCCTGCGCCGGCAGTTGCCCAAAAGGTATTGGAAAACTTACAACGATATTCTTGTCACGTTTGGTCAGAACCTCTGTCACCCGACCTCTCCCTGGTGTTCCAAATGCCCTGTTGAGAGTCACTGTCCCCGGATCGGGGTGAAAAGATCACGTTGACCTTTGAGGTGCGATGATCCACAATACTTTTAGATCCTGATGAAATTGACATTCTACGGCGCCGCAGAGACAGTCACCGGTTCCAAATTCCTGATCGAAAACAAAAACAATTTTTTGATTGATTGTGGCCTTTTTCAGGGGTCCAAGGAGCTCCGGGTCAAGAATTGGGACCCCCCCCCTTTTGATCCGGCTTCTGTCAAGGCGGTCTTCCTGACCCATGCCCATATTGATCACAGCGGTTATATCCCCCTCCTCGTGAAGCATGGGTTTCACGGAAAGGTCCTGACGACGGAGGCGACCGCGGAACTTTGTTCTATCCTTTTGCCGGATTCGGGACACCTTCATGAAGAAGATGCCCGGTATGCCAACAAACAGGGTTTTTCAAAACACCATCCGGCCCTTCCTCTCTATACGGAGGAAGAGGCGCGGGCCTCTTTGCGGTTTTTTGAGACCTGGCCGATGGAAAAGAATTTTCTGGTGAACGAAGAAGTCGAGGCAACCTTTCATCCGGCCGGTCATATCCTGGGCGCCTCTCTGGTGGAGCTTCGGTTCCAGTACGGCAAGAAGAGGGTTCTCTTTACTGGTGATCTTGGCCGTCCCCATTCTCCGTTTATGATCAAGCCGGCCAAAATCCTGAAGGCCGATTATCTGGTCATTGAATCAACCTACGGGAACAGGGAACATTCCGATGATGATGTACGGGACCGGTTTCAGGAGATTGTGAATTCGACTGCGGCCAGAGGAGGGACAATCCTCATCCCTTCGTTTGCCGTCGAAAGGGCCCAGGAGGTGATTTACCTCCTCCGCCAACTGAAGGAAAAGGGGAAAATCCCGGACCTGCCGATTTATGTGAACAGTCCTTTGACCATTGATGCGACAGAAATCTTTCGTAAATACCCGGAGGGGCACAAGATCAGCCCGCGATTACTGACCGATCATGCGACGAACCCCCTGGAGTGCGGGAATCTCCATTTCGTTCATGAATCATCGGAGTCCAAAAGGCTTGGCAGTCTGAATTCGCCGGTAATTATCATCTCCGGTTCCGGGATGGCGGAGGGGGGGCGGATCCTGCACCACCTGAAGCAAAAACTGCCTCAGGCCAGAAATACGGTCGTCTTCGTCGGTTTTCAGGCGGAAGGGACGCGCGGCCGTGCCCTGATTGGGGGGGCGGCGGCGGTCAAGATTCACGGAGAGACGATCCCCGTCCATGCCCGCATCGAACATATCGACAGCCTCTCGGCCCACGCGGACTATCGCGAAATCCTCACCTGGCTTGCCAACTTTGAAAAACCGCCGCGGATGACCTATATTGTCCATGGCGAGAAAGAGGCGGCGGAGAGTCTTCAGCAGAAAATAAAAACCAAATTCGGTTGGAAAACGACTATCCCCAAATACGGTGAGTCGTTTGATTTGTAAGTAACAGGGGCTCGCGTCGCCCCCTCCACCGGCCGAGCCGGATGGAGCCTCCCCCTCAACGGCCCTTTGGGCCTGTTTTATTTTAATCGTTGTTCTATCGTTGCCCTTCTGTCTTCATACCCGGCCGGGTCGTAGTGGATCGTGACGTGGGAGTTTGGGATCCGGTTTTCGATGGCAAGCCGGAGCGATTCTGTCAATTCATGGGCCTCTTCAAAACTCTTGGCCCGGTCGACATCGATATGGAATTCAATCAGCTTCCGTGATCCGGAGCGGCGGGAACGAAAATCGTGGTAGTCGGTAATGTGGGGTTGGTAGCCTCGAATAATGGTATTCACCTCTTCCCGGTAGTGGTACGGGAGCGCCTTGTCCATCAACTCATCCAAGGCCTCTTTGGCCAGACGACCGGCTCCCCAAAGGATAGAAAGGGTGAGCCCGAGGCTCACTATCGGGTCAATGAGTGTCCATCCGGTCTGCTGGATCAGGACCAGTGCGACAATAATGCCGGTGTTGGTAAAGATGTCGGTCGCGTAGTGAAGGGCGTCCGCCTTCAGGGTGAGAGATTCCGTTTTTGCCGCTGTCTTCCGGAGGTATCGGACAAGGATCAGGCTCACCACGATCGAAAAAACCATCATCCCGATCCCGAGCGGGATCTGGCTTAATTGTTCATCATGAAGCATCCTTTGGGTAGCGGCGTAGATCAGCGCCCCTGCCGAGGCAAAGATAAATAAGGATTGGAAGAGGCCAGCCAACCCTTCCGCCTTGCCATGCCCAAAGGGGTGGTCTTCATCGGCCGGTTTGTCGGCGATCCGTATCGAGAGGTAGTTGACCAGTGAACTGAAGAGATCCAGGAGCGAATCGAGGGCCGAGGCGATCAGGGCGAGGGAATGGCTGGCCACCCCAACGGCCAGCTTTAAAATAAAAAGGGCCACGGAGACCCCGACGGAAAAGAGGACCGCTTTTTTCTTTCTCCCTTCCGGTGTCAACGGATGTTGCACAGGAAGACCTCTAGCCTGTTTTGGGCCGATTGGCAATCACCCCTTGACGCAACTTTTCAAAAGTCTTAAGTCTTGTCCCGTCATGCGTTGTCAAACGGAATACCTCTGGTTCCAGACCAAGAACAAAAAGGAACTGATCAATATTACGGAGGAGATCGGGCATTTCGTCAAAAAATCAGAGGTCCAGGAGGGGCTCTGTCTCGTCTCGGCGATGCATATTACCGCCGGGATCTGGGTCAATGATGAAGAGGGGGGGTTAAAGAAGGATTTAATGAAATGGCTCGAAGAACTGGCCCCCGCCGGGGACTACCTCCATCACCAAACCGGCGAGGATAACGCCGATGCCCACCTCAAAAGAACCCTGACCCATCACCAGGTCACCCTGCCGATCACCAAGGGAAAACTGGACTTGGGCCCCTGGGAGCAGATCTTCTATGCCGAATTCGACGGCCAGCGCAAAAAACGGGTCGTCATGAAGGCGTTGGGTGAATAACCAGCTGTAATCGTAGGAAATTTCTAGAAAAATTAACAGCAACTTAAAGTTGCTTCAAGCCGATATTCCAGGCATGGCTGGTCCCGGTTCTATCGATCCTAAAGCCCCGACTGGTTCCCCTCCATCCGTTGAGGATGGCGATAACGATCCTTCGGGTTTTGTCGAACTCTCCCCCGATCCCCCCTCGCCGGGAGACCATTTTTTGCCGGTGCCGGACGGGGTTGAGGTGACTCTTGAGGATGCTCCTCCTGTTATTCCCTCTGGGACCGGCGCCTTACTGGTGGGTCCCACGGGGGAAATAATCCCCGCCGCGCCGGCCGTGGAGGAGGCGATTTTTGAAGATGGGGCCGGGATGCAAAGGGGATACTTCCGGTTTTCACCGCTGTCGTCCTCGGCGGGAGATATTGTCGTCTATCTGACAGGACCGGATTCTCATACCGATCTCTCCACACATATCTTGATTCAAACGCTTACCGGCGCCGGCTTTTCCACCTACACCTATATCCCTCCCTTCTCCCTCGATATTGATTATCATACCGGGACACTCTCCCGCTTTCTGGATCGGGTGAGGGGCGAGAATCCGGGGAGAAGGATCCACCTGGTGACCTGCAGTTCCAGTGCGGTGATTGCCAGGCGTTATTTGGAGGAGTCCCCGGCCGCTGTCTCTAGTTTTGTGGCGGTGGTCCCCGCGTTCGAGATCACTCAGGAACATGCCGCCGCCTGGGAACGCCTGGGGAAACCGATTCCAGCCAATATCTATTCCTGGCCGGCAAGGCCGGTGGAGACCCCGGCGCTCTTTATCCTGGCAGGAGATGACCGGTCGGCCATCAATGACCGGTCACTGGCCGATTTGAGGGATCACTTTGGCGGGTATCGCCATCATGTCGTCTTTCCCGGTCGTCAGCATGAGATCTTCTTGACGGACACTGGGGAACGCCGACTGGCCGCGATGGAAGTGACCGCCGCCGTGGCCCGCTTCCTCCTCGAAAGACCGTATGAACCGGAGTTTCCGCTAACCCTTCATGATGGATCTGGGAGAAATGCCTGCTTTCGTCAAGCGATTACCCAGCGAACACAGTTTTGGGAAGGGGTGGCCCAGATCTTTCAGGAGGTGGCGAGTGGGGGAATCGACCTGGAGACGGCGGGCGCGATGTTTTATGAAGCCCACCCGGATCGGGCGCCTCTGGATCGTCTTCCCCATTATGATCCACAGGGATTTGGACGCCTCCTTCGTGAGATGATGCAACGGGTGGACCATACGCGATATTATTTGGCCAATACATCCGAGACGAGTCGGCTGGAGCCCTCGAGGCTTGTCGAGAGATTGGATGAGATAGAACACCTCCTCTTTGATCTGGCGAACGAGGCGGAGATCATTTTTTACGGGCTTTCTGTCTATAACATCTCGGATGCCACGAATGGAGACAGAAATCGTTTTTTCAGAGTTCTTCACCATGTTGCGAACATACTCGTCAATCTCGTTTCAGAAAATCCGGAACAGGTCAGGAATGGTTTTGAACAACTCCCGGCGGTTCTCGTGGAATTAAGGGGGGTGGTTGGGGACCTTGCCCTGGTGGGGGACCATGCCGCTGTGGCGGTGATGGGAGAGGGGCCGCTCTTTCCCGAAGGGTGGTCCACCCAAGGGGATTTACACGAGGAGGAAAAAAGAGTTCGCGCCCAGTTGGGAGAGCGGCGGGCGCTGTTCCGGCAGGTGGCGATGCGCCGTTTACAGAGATTCTACTGGGATCACCGAGAGGTTTGGCCGGAAGCGGTTCGAGCCAAAGCCGCCGCGATTGACCGGGTGGTGAACCACTTTTTGGCCCTTCAAAGGAAGCAAGATGGTCTGGATGTCCGGGGGCTTGTCCAGCGGTATCTCACCGCCTATCCGGACGTGGCTGATTATCTGCAGGTGACGCTCGATTATTACGGGGCGACCCTCAATGATTTGGAAACCCTCCCGATGCTTTTGCGGATCGTGATTGAGCGGTACAACACCGCGGCGACCGCCATCTATGGGGATATAACCACGATGGAACACACCCCGGAGGAGACCTGGCAGGGACTCCGGGTACAGGTCCGGGCGGCGGCGGCACTTCTCTCACTCCTGGACCAGATCCCGCCTCAAGAGGGACTTGGGAACCCGACGAGAGTTCGGCCAGATATCCTGGCGGTGGTTCGTGAAAGGCTGGAGGCGATCCGGGCCTTGATTGAAAGGAGGGTCTTGGATCAAAGGCCCGGCCCCGAGCCACAGACGGTCTATACCTGGGAAGAGGTGACAACGCTTTTGTCAAACCTTGACCAGGCTTGGGGAGAGGTCGTTGCGGCGGCCCTTTTGATTGATCTTTCCCCTGAACTCATTGCCCGCTTTGAATCACTCCGGGCCCATTTGGGGTTGATGATTGCCGCGAGAGGCCGTTACCGTTCTGTGAGTGGCACCATCCATGCGGTGATTTATCGTCTTTATACGAATCTTGCCGAGCTGATGCGGGGGGCCCACCAATTCCCCTCGGTGGCGGGGAGTTCCGGGGCTGTCGGTGAAGAACCGGTTGGTGAGCGGATGA includes:
- a CDS encoding triose-phosphate isomerase; translated protein: MTNLIVANWKMHGTIGDTLKRLTEFRFKLAETTGLEIVFALPFTTLYSAHIALQETDFKTAGQDLYWELEGAYTGEIAGSFLKEAGCQYVLIAHSERRRLFGETDETANKKVRAALMQELIPILCIGETVEERNAGQAMEVLERQLKRALQEIAMTDLKHFVIAYEPVWAIGTGNNATVEQVGEVHSFIRNTLAKIYDAPTADQVRIIYGGSVKPDNAKELLRVKNVEGLLVGGASLVVDQFIKICQR
- a CDS encoding phosphoglycerate kinase produces the protein MSLKFIDQFDLKEKRVFLRVDFNVARNDQGDITDDTRIRESLPTIRYALENKGRVILASHLGRPKGGFHAEDSLVRIGERLSELLGQDLLFPEDCVGDAVRKLVYELKEGQVLLLENLRFHEEEEKNDPAFAKSLALLGDIYINDAFGTCHRAHASTVGMVSHFKEKGAGFLVKTELEFLGKLLGKGDSPKPAKPFVVVLGGAKVSDKIGVIENLLGKVDALLIGGGMSYTFLAAEGVEVGASLKEEEKVHLASRILERAKTRGIRIYLPTDHRVAAEAREGSPVETTLSANIRKGMKGLDIGPKTLDNFCKILREAKTIFWNGPMGMFELPSFAKGTLTIAREIADSGAISVTGGGDSLAAVKMAGVESKITHLSTGGGATLEFLEGKELPGIKALED
- the gap gene encoding type I glyceraldehyde-3-phosphate dehydrogenase encodes the protein MKTRVGINGLGRIGKGILRAWVEGSFDDFDIVMINDKIDPAGFAHLLKYDSIHGRLHADLKGEDGHLSINGKRIRLVSHQEPSEIPWREENVDLVLECTGKFTARPAAAKHLVQGVKKVIISAPGREADATLLVGVNEKTYDPAKHQIISNASCTTNCLAPVVKILHENFKIRRGFMTTIHSYTNDQKILDKYHKDLRRARAGALSQIPTTTGAAKSIGVVLPELKGKLDGISIRVPTPNVSLIDLVCEVEQEASIPAVNRAFEVAGGGPLKGILSCCYEPLVSIDFNGNTESAIIDMLSTNVLEKHLVKVLAWYDNEIGFSYRMVDLIKIVSKHL
- the groES gene encoding co-chaperone GroES, with protein sequence MAEKKLKIRPLQDRVLVKRLEEEEKTKGGIIIPDSAKEKPQEGKVIAVGKGKVLEDGKISPLDVKVGDKILFSKYSGAEVKIEGEEHLILKEDDILGIVE
- the groL gene encoding chaperonin GroEL (60 kDa chaperone family; promotes refolding of misfolded polypeptides especially under stressful conditions; forms two stacked rings of heptamers to form a barrel-shaped 14mer; ends can be capped by GroES; misfolded proteins enter the barrel where they are refolded when GroES binds), with product MSAKDIIYDQKARESILKGVNKLADAVKVTLGPKGRNVILEKSFGSPTITKDGVTVAKEIELEDKFENMGAQMVKEVASKTSDVAGDGTTTATVLAQAIFREGAKIVSAGHNPMAVKRGIERAVEAVTTELKAIAKPTKDRKEIAQVGTISANNDEKIGNIIAEAMDKVGKEGVITVEEAKSMETTLDVVEGMQFDRGYLSPYFVTDPERMEVVLEDPYILINEKKISAMKELLPVLEAVARSGRPLLIVAEDVEGEALATLVVNKLRGTLQCAAVKAPGFGDRRKAMLDDIATLTGGKCLAEELGLKLEAVELKDLGRAKRITIDKDNTTIIDGAGKKADIEGRVKQIRAQVEETTSDYDKEKLQERLAKLVGGVAVINVGAATETEMKEKKARVEDALHATRAAVEEGIVPGGGVALIRCLQVLDKLKISPEEQFGVNIVKKAIEEPLRWIAQNGGLEGAIVVEEVKKGQAAYGYNAEAGRFEDLLKAGIIDPAKVARCALQNAASVASLLLTTEAMVAEKPELKEKMPPMPPGGGMM
- a CDS encoding endonuclease III — protein: MDNRTIGLVLKKLEAVLPQWKIPVVGVMAERPGDRAFHVLISTIISLRTKDAVTEQASLRLFDQAKTPQEMVRLSRGKIRKLIYPAGFYRTKAKNIIEVCRLLIQRHGGRVPRKMEELLALPGVGRKTANLVITVGYDDYGICVDTHVHRISNRWGYVRTKTPEETEMVLRRQLPKRYWKTYNDILVTFGQNLCHPTSPWCSKCPVESHCPRIGVKRSR
- a CDS encoding MBL fold metallo-hydrolase — its product is MKLTFYGAAETVTGSKFLIENKNNFLIDCGLFQGSKELRVKNWDPPPFDPASVKAVFLTHAHIDHSGYIPLLVKHGFHGKVLTTEATAELCSILLPDSGHLHEEDARYANKQGFSKHHPALPLYTEEEARASLRFFETWPMEKNFLVNEEVEATFHPAGHILGASLVELRFQYGKKRVLFTGDLGRPHSPFMIKPAKILKADYLVIESTYGNREHSDDDVRDRFQEIVNSTAARGGTILIPSFAVERAQEVIYLLRQLKEKGKIPDLPIYVNSPLTIDATEIFRKYPEGHKISPRLLTDHATNPLECGNLHFVHESSESKRLGSLNSPVIIISGSGMAEGGRILHHLKQKLPQARNTVVFVGFQAEGTRGRALIGGAAAVKIHGETIPVHARIEHIDSLSAHADYREILTWLANFEKPPRMTYIVHGEKEAAESLQQKIKTKFGWKTTIPKYGESFDL